The Candidatus Lokiarchaeota archaeon genome contains the following window.
GCCGAAAAGTCCCCGAATATGATGTTGAAGATGTTCGCGAATTGATTGAGAAGCCTTACCGGATAATTTACCGAATACAGCAGGATAAGATAGACGTCGTAGCCGTCATCCACGGAGCACAGCTACCTCCCGAAGAAATCTAGGTTTATCAGGTGCTCTTCGGCATTCGTTCAAGTTCTGGAAGTTCTCGCTGTAGCTACACCCTTCGCAACATGTACTCTTAGTCCCTGGGTTCAAGATTCTACAATGTCCGACGAAAGAAATGTGTACCATCTTTCAATTCAGGAAAACCGATCCACTGCTCCTAGCAATTCTTACTACTGGCTGGGTCGGAATCGTCTGATATTCAACCGAGAGTGCGAGTGAGAATTCTGGGAGGTATCGCTGCGGAAGAAATATTATCTACACTTCGGGCCGAGTTGCGTTCAATTTTTGTAGGCGAAAACCTTGGCAGACGTCGATGTACATCCCTTATACGAGAGTATCTTTGATTGTGATAGGGGCAAAATCGGTTAGATCTCTAAACGAAACGGGTGATGGACCATTCATGACCGTGCTACTGGCAAAATGATGCTATCTTCACTCAGGCCCCGAGACGTATGCCTTACACATATCATCTCAGGAAGAAAGGGTTTTGCCCCCCCGTAACGGAAGTCTACACTCCTGGGTGGAGACAAAATTGCGTCATGTCCAAATGAAAGTTACATACCGAATCGCATGCTGTTATCGCCGATGAAGCTATGGAATTACCAGTTCAACATAGCGCACTGTCCACTATGGAGTTCCTGGAGTGAAAACGATTTT
Protein-coding sequences here:
- a CDS encoding type II toxin-antitoxin system mRNA interferase toxin, RelE/StbE family — translated: MKIQWTSNAIDQLVNIYEYISLNSPTYAMRMVDRLTRRSEQIADQPLSGRKVPEYDVEDVRELIEKPYRIIYRIQQDKIDVVAVIHGAQLPPEEI